A genomic region of Microlunatus sagamiharensis contains the following coding sequences:
- a CDS encoding multidrug effflux MFS transporter: MVVVLGMLSMFGPISLDLYLPALPALATDLRSSTSAAQLSITACLLGLAVGQLVAGPLSDQFGRRKPLVVGLAVYLLASAACAFAPTIEALVALRLVQGLAGAAGIVIARAVARDLYSGRRLVIIFSRLILVNGLAPILAPVIGGQLALVVSWRGIFLVLAAFGVVLLAAGVFGVPESLPPERRRAGGVGDTLRSFGTLLKDRLFVAVVLAAGFAGASMFAYIAGATFVLQRLFGLSAQQFSFAFGANALGIMVFGQVGARLAHRWSPHRVMALGLLLNLLGSAGLAVTVLVGLGLPFLLGSLFVMVSALGLVFPTSTALALADYPDRAGAASSLLGLGQYVMGAVVAPLVGLAGEDTAVPLGIVAVACSVVATATFFAVAVPAIHRSRLVEPDEITPPQTPA, from the coding sequence CTGGTGGTCGTGCTGGGCATGCTGTCGATGTTCGGGCCGATCTCGCTCGACCTCTACCTGCCCGCGCTGCCCGCGCTGGCCACCGACCTGCGCTCCTCCACCTCGGCGGCCCAGCTGTCGATCACCGCCTGCCTGCTCGGGCTGGCCGTCGGCCAGCTGGTGGCCGGGCCGCTGTCGGACCAGTTCGGTCGCCGCAAGCCGCTGGTCGTGGGGCTGGCGGTCTACCTGCTGGCCTCCGCCGCGTGCGCCTTCGCCCCGACGATCGAGGCGCTGGTCGCGCTGCGGCTCGTGCAGGGGCTGGCCGGCGCGGCCGGCATCGTCATCGCCCGGGCCGTCGCCCGTGACCTCTACTCCGGCCGCCGGCTGGTGATCATCTTCTCCCGGCTGATCCTGGTGAACGGTCTCGCGCCGATCCTGGCGCCGGTGATCGGCGGCCAGCTCGCCCTGGTCGTGAGCTGGCGCGGGATCTTCCTCGTCCTCGCCGCCTTCGGCGTGGTGCTGCTCGCCGCCGGCGTCTTCGGCGTGCCGGAGTCGCTGCCGCCCGAGCGGCGCCGGGCCGGAGGCGTGGGCGACACGCTGCGCAGCTTCGGCACGCTGCTGAAGGACCGGCTCTTCGTCGCCGTCGTCCTCGCGGCCGGCTTCGCCGGGGCGTCGATGTTCGCCTACATCGCCGGCGCGACCTTCGTCCTGCAGCGGCTCTTCGGGCTCTCGGCCCAGCAGTTCTCCTTCGCCTTCGGGGCCAACGCGCTCGGGATCATGGTCTTCGGCCAGGTCGGCGCCCGGCTCGCGCACCGCTGGAGCCCGCACCGGGTCATGGCGCTCGGGCTGCTGCTCAACCTGCTCGGCAGCGCCGGGCTGGCCGTCACCGTGCTAGTCGGGCTGGGCCTGCCCTTCCTGCTCGGCTCGCTGTTCGTCATGGTGAGCGCCCTCGGCCTGGTCTTCCCGACCTCGACCGCGCTGGCGCTGGCCGACTACCCCGACCGGGCCGGCGCCGCCTCGTCGCTGCTGGGCCTCGGGCAGTACGTGATGGGCGCCGTCGTGGCGCCCCTCGTCGGCCTCGCGGGCGAGGACACCGCCGTGCCGCTCGGGATCGTCGCCGTGGCGTGCAGCGTGGTCGCCACGGCGACCTTCTTCGCGGTCGCGGTCCCGGCGATCCACCGCTCGCGCCTGGTCGAGCCGGACGAGATCACGCCCCCGCAGACGCCGGCCTGA
- a CDS encoding Nramp family divalent metal transporter, which produces MQRERIERLRAGSRLLGPAFVAAVAYVDPGNVATNTAAGARYGYLLLWVLVGATLMAGLVQYLSAKVGWLTGRSLPALVAERNPTWSRRAYWVQAEVVAVATDLAEIVGGSLALDLLFGVPVVAGAFITTAVSTTLLLLQSRRRQKTFERVVTGMLAVVAVGFLAGLFLDPPDPVGALSGLLPRLDGADSALLAVGMLGATVMPHAVYLHSALVGDRHGRATGADARQVLRGVRLDVVLAMVFAGAVNIGMLLVAASTLSGLPVADLPDAVAGIGERLGPAVATLFALGLLASGLASTSVGGYAGAVITEGLLQRRIPLLVRRLMTAGPALVLLAVGLDPTELLIGSQVVLSFGIPFALVPLVRIAADARLMRLAPTGRRTIAVAWLVVGIVVALNASLVVLTVLG; this is translated from the coding sequence GTGCAGCGGGAGCGGATCGAGCGGCTCCGTGCGGGCTCGCGCCTGCTCGGACCCGCGTTCGTCGCCGCGGTCGCGTACGTCGACCCGGGCAACGTCGCCACCAACACGGCCGCGGGCGCCAGGTACGGCTACCTGCTGCTGTGGGTGCTCGTGGGCGCGACGCTCATGGCCGGGCTCGTGCAGTACCTCTCGGCCAAGGTCGGGTGGCTGACCGGACGTTCGCTGCCGGCCCTGGTCGCCGAGCGGAACCCGACCTGGTCGCGCCGGGCCTACTGGGTGCAGGCCGAGGTCGTCGCCGTGGCGACCGACCTGGCCGAGATCGTCGGCGGCTCGCTCGCGCTCGACCTGCTCTTCGGGGTGCCCGTGGTCGCCGGGGCGTTCATCACCACCGCGGTCAGCACCACGCTCCTGCTCCTGCAGAGCCGTCGGCGGCAGAAGACCTTCGAGCGCGTGGTGACGGGCATGCTCGCGGTGGTCGCCGTCGGCTTCCTCGCGGGGCTGTTCCTCGACCCGCCGGACCCGGTCGGCGCCCTCAGCGGCCTGCTGCCGCGGCTGGACGGGGCCGACAGCGCGCTCCTCGCGGTCGGGATGCTCGGCGCCACCGTCATGCCGCACGCCGTCTACCTGCACTCCGCGCTCGTCGGCGACCGTCACGGGCGCGCCACCGGCGCCGACGCCCGGCAGGTGCTGCGGGGCGTCCGGCTCGACGTGGTCCTCGCGATGGTGTTCGCCGGCGCCGTGAACATCGGCATGCTGCTCGTGGCGGCGTCCACGCTGTCCGGCCTCCCGGTCGCCGACCTGCCCGACGCGGTGGCGGGGATCGGCGAGCGGCTCGGCCCGGCGGTCGCCACGCTCTTCGCCCTCGGGCTGCTGGCCTCCGGGCTCGCGTCGACCTCGGTGGGGGGCTACGCCGGGGCGGTCATCACCGAGGGCCTGCTGCAGCGCCGCATCCCGCTGCTGGTCCGCCGGCTGATGACCGCCGGACCGGCGCTGGTCCTGCTCGCCGTCGGGCTCGACCCGACCGAGCTGCTCATCGGCTCGCAGGTCGTGCTGTCCTTCGGGATCCCCTTCGCGCTCGTGCCGCTGGTCCGCATCGCGGCCGACGCCCGACTGATGCGCCTGGCTCCGACCGGTCGCCGCACGATCGCCGTGGCCTGGCTGGTCGTCGGGATCGTCGTGGCCCTCAACGCGAGCCTGGTCGTCCTGACCGTCCTCGGCTGA
- a CDS encoding Maf family protein, producing the protein MSATDVVADRVRLVLASASPARLATLRAAGLDPEVVVSGVDESGVTAEQPAALVAELARLKAEAVDATLVLDDRVTVLVGCDSMLELDGQAYGKPHDPASAVERWGRMRGRSGVLHTGHHVLVHARGERLVRAEVGSTTVHFADLDDDEVAAYVATGEPLEVAGSFTVDGLGGAFVERIEGDHHNVVGISLPLLRTVLRSLGVRWSDLWTTSTP; encoded by the coding sequence ATGAGCGCCACCGACGTGGTCGCCGACCGCGTGCGCCTGGTCCTCGCCTCCGCCTCCCCGGCGCGGCTGGCGACCCTGCGGGCAGCCGGCCTGGACCCCGAGGTCGTCGTGTCCGGGGTCGACGAGTCCGGTGTGACGGCCGAGCAGCCGGCGGCCCTGGTCGCCGAGCTGGCCCGGCTCAAGGCCGAGGCGGTCGACGCGACGCTGGTCCTCGACGACCGCGTGACCGTGCTCGTCGGCTGCGACTCGATGCTCGAGCTGGACGGGCAGGCGTACGGCAAGCCCCACGACCCCGCCTCGGCGGTCGAGCGCTGGGGCCGGATGCGCGGGCGCAGCGGCGTCCTCCACACCGGGCACCACGTGCTCGTGCACGCCCGTGGCGAGCGGCTGGTGCGGGCCGAGGTCGGCTCGACCACCGTGCACTTCGCCGACCTCGACGACGACGAGGTCGCCGCCTACGTGGCGACCGGCGAGCCGCTCGAGGTGGCCGGCTCGTTCACCGTCGACGGCCTCGGCGGCGCGTTCGTCGAGCGGATCGAGGGCGACCACCACAACGTCGTCGGCATCAGCCTGCCGCTGCTCCGCACCGTGCTCCGCTCACTCGGCGTCCGCTGGAGCGACCTCTGGACCACGTCCACCCCCTAG
- a CDS encoding acyl-CoA carboxylase subunit epsilon yields MSDTEDVAPEPLFRVVRGTPTDVELAALSVVLAARTRPVEEPAPPRQGPSAWAASARGGRTLGRPGPDAWRLSARG; encoded by the coding sequence GTGAGCGACACCGAGGACGTGGCGCCGGAGCCGCTGTTCCGCGTCGTGCGCGGCACGCCGACCGACGTCGAGCTGGCCGCGCTGAGCGTGGTGCTCGCGGCCCGGACGCGCCCGGTCGAGGAGCCTGCACCGCCCCGGCAGGGCCCGAGCGCCTGGGCGGCGTCGGCCCGCGGCGGCCGCACCCTGGGCCGGCCCGGGCCCGACGCCTGGCGCCTGTCGGCCCGAGGTTGA
- a CDS encoding acyl-CoA carboxylase subunit beta, producing MSLDVDAAQGAPNIHTTAGKLADLDARIDEAVHAGSAAAVEKQHAKGKLTARERVELLLDPGSFTELDEFARHRSTAFGMEKRRPYGDGVVTGFGTVDGRPVCVFSQDVTIFGGSLGQVYGEKIVKIIDFALKTGCPLIGLNEGGGARIQEGVVSLGLYGEIFRRNTHASGVIPQISLIMGAAAGGHVYSPALTDFVVMVDQTSQMFITGPDVIKTVTGEDVSMEDLGGGRTHNTKSGNAHYLASDEEDAIAYVKALLSFLPQNNMEDPPSYEVENELVVSEEDRELDTLVPDSPNQPYDMHEVIAHVLDDGDFLEVQELFAPNILVGFGRIDGRSVGVVANQPQHFAGCLDIDASEKAARFVRTCDAFNVPVVTFVDVPGFLPGTDQEWQGIIRRGAKLIYAYAEATVPLVTVITRKAYGGAYDVMGSKHLGADFNLAWPTAQIAVMGAQGAVNILYRRELKDHPDADARRQELITAYDDELANPYVAAERGYVDAVIAPHETRAEITRVLRLLRNKRETLPPKKHGNIPL from the coding sequence GTGAGTCTCGACGTCGACGCCGCCCAGGGCGCCCCGAACATCCACACCACGGCCGGCAAGCTCGCCGACCTGGACGCCCGGATCGACGAGGCCGTCCACGCCGGTTCCGCGGCCGCGGTCGAGAAGCAGCACGCCAAGGGCAAGCTGACCGCGCGCGAGCGCGTCGAGCTGCTGCTCGACCCGGGCTCCTTCACCGAGCTCGACGAGTTCGCCCGGCACCGCTCGACCGCCTTCGGCATGGAGAAGCGCCGGCCGTACGGCGACGGCGTGGTCACCGGCTTCGGCACGGTCGACGGCCGCCCGGTCTGCGTGTTCAGCCAGGACGTGACGATCTTCGGCGGCAGCCTCGGGCAGGTCTACGGCGAGAAGATCGTCAAGATCATCGACTTCGCCCTCAAGACCGGCTGCCCGCTGATCGGGCTCAACGAGGGCGGCGGCGCGCGCATCCAGGAGGGCGTGGTCAGCCTCGGGCTCTACGGCGAGATCTTCCGCCGCAACACCCACGCCTCGGGCGTCATCCCGCAGATCTCGCTGATCATGGGGGCGGCCGCCGGCGGGCACGTCTACTCCCCCGCGCTCACCGACTTCGTCGTGATGGTCGACCAGACCTCGCAGATGTTCATCACCGGCCCGGACGTGATCAAGACCGTCACCGGCGAGGACGTCAGCATGGAGGATCTGGGCGGCGGTCGCACGCACAACACCAAGTCGGGCAACGCGCACTACCTCGCCTCCGACGAGGAGGACGCGATCGCCTACGTCAAGGCGCTGCTGTCGTTCCTCCCGCAGAACAACATGGAGGACCCGCCCTCCTACGAGGTGGAGAACGAGCTCGTCGTGTCCGAGGAGGACCGCGAGCTCGACACCCTCGTGCCGGACTCGCCCAACCAGCCGTACGACATGCACGAGGTCATCGCCCACGTGCTCGACGACGGCGACTTCCTCGAGGTGCAGGAGCTCTTCGCGCCGAACATCCTCGTGGGGTTCGGTCGGATCGACGGCCGCTCGGTCGGGGTCGTGGCCAACCAGCCGCAGCACTTCGCCGGCTGCCTCGACATCGACGCCTCAGAGAAGGCGGCGCGGTTCGTCCGGACCTGCGACGCCTTCAACGTCCCCGTCGTCACCTTCGTCGACGTGCCCGGCTTCCTGCCCGGCACCGACCAGGAGTGGCAGGGCATCATCCGCCGCGGCGCCAAGCTGATCTACGCCTACGCCGAGGCGACCGTCCCGCTCGTCACGGTGATCACCCGCAAGGCGTACGGCGGCGCGTACGACGTCATGGGCTCCAAGCACCTCGGCGCGGACTTCAACCTCGCCTGGCCGACCGCGCAGATCGCGGTGATGGGCGCGCAGGGCGCGGTGAACATCCTCTACCGCCGCGAGCTCAAGGACCACCCGGACGCGGACGCGCGGCGCCAGGAGCTGATCACCGCCTACGACGACGAGCTCGCGAACCCCTACGTCGCCGCCGAGCGCGGCTACGTCGACGCGGTCATCGCGCCGCACGAGACGCGCGCCGAGATCACCCGGGTGCTGCGGCTGCTGCGCAACAAGCGCGAGACGCTGCCGCCGAAGAAGCACGGGAACATCCCCCTGTGA
- a CDS encoding biotin--[acetyl-CoA-carboxylase] ligase, translating into MPDADPIDRPTLASDLLTSDGLWRRLDLVASTGSTNADLAAAARDGAPGGTVLVADHQSSGRGRLGRTWTAPPGSGVAISVLLRPEVALDRWTWLPLLAGVAVSDALRQTAGLPADVKWPNDVLIGDRKVCGVLAERIETPDGPAVVLGMGVNVHLGADELPVPTATSVDLARAELGVAGVPVSRTAVTSSVLRCLERDLRRWEEVAALGSEGGDGIALAYRERCSTLGRKVRVTLSDGSVLEGTARDVDAYGRLLLDTGDGSHVLGAGDVVHLR; encoded by the coding sequence GTGCCCGACGCCGACCCGATCGACCGTCCGACGCTCGCCTCGGACCTGCTCACCTCGGACGGGCTCTGGCGACGGCTCGACCTGGTGGCGTCCACCGGGTCGACCAACGCCGACCTGGCCGCGGCGGCCCGCGACGGGGCGCCGGGCGGGACCGTGCTGGTCGCCGACCACCAGTCGTCCGGCCGCGGACGCCTCGGGCGCACCTGGACCGCGCCGCCCGGCAGCGGCGTCGCGATCTCGGTGCTGCTGCGCCCCGAGGTGGCGCTCGACCGCTGGACGTGGCTGCCCCTGCTCGCCGGCGTCGCCGTCAGCGACGCGCTGCGCCAGACCGCCGGCCTGCCCGCCGACGTCAAGTGGCCCAACGACGTCCTGATCGGTGACCGGAAGGTCTGCGGCGTCCTCGCCGAGCGAATCGAGACGCCCGACGGGCCGGCCGTCGTGCTCGGCATGGGCGTCAACGTCCACCTCGGCGCCGACGAGCTGCCCGTGCCGACCGCCACCTCGGTCGACCTCGCCCGCGCCGAGCTCGGCGTGGCCGGCGTCCCGGTGTCGCGGACCGCGGTCACCTCGAGCGTGCTGCGCTGCCTCGAGCGCGACCTGCGCCGCTGGGAGGAGGTCGCCGCCCTCGGCTCCGAGGGTGGCGACGGCATCGCCCTCGCCTACCGCGAGCGCTGCTCGACGCTCGGCCGGAAGGTTCGCGTGACGCTGTCCGACGGGAGCGTGCTCGAGGGCACGGCCCGCGACGTGGACGCGTACGGACGCCTCCTCCTCGACACGGGCGACGGCTCCCACGTCCTCGGGGCCGGGGACGTCGTGCACCTGCGCTGA
- a CDS encoding PH domain-containing protein: MGLPSRMLGADEYEVLHTRTHAKALVGPALALIGTGALVGAGTAIVPSDYRPYGQFVVLVLAAALAGWACVRPFLHWWTTTYSLTNRRLVMGTGVLKKVRVDLPLWRITDLSVERSLSDRVIGCGTLVARTAGEGSVSLRDVPEVQHVQRAVAEQLFGELHDAPHEGAVR; encoded by the coding sequence GTGGGCCTGCCGTCGCGGATGCTGGGCGCCGACGAGTACGAGGTCCTGCACACGCGGACCCACGCCAAGGCGCTCGTCGGCCCTGCGCTCGCGCTCATCGGCACCGGGGCGCTGGTCGGCGCCGGCACCGCGATCGTCCCGTCCGACTACCGCCCGTACGGCCAGTTCGTGGTCCTCGTGCTCGCGGCCGCGCTCGCGGGCTGGGCGTGCGTACGGCCCTTCCTGCACTGGTGGACGACGACCTACTCCCTGACGAACCGCCGTCTGGTCATGGGCACCGGCGTGCTCAAGAAGGTGCGCGTCGACCTGCCGCTGTGGCGGATCACCGACCTCTCGGTCGAGCGCAGCCTGTCGGACCGGGTGATCGGGTGCGGGACGCTGGTCGCGCGGACGGCGGGGGAGGGTTCGGTGTCGCTGCGCGACGTACCCGAGGTCCAGCACGTGCAGCGCGCGGTCGCCGAGCAGCTGTTCGGCGAGCTGCACGACGCGCCGCACGAGGGAGCCGTCCGGTGA
- a CDS encoding GtrA family protein, which yields MSPLPQPVELPVDERTSALPLRTQLVRFVLTGGLSAVVDFGLLVLLMHLGLGHTAAKALSFVAGTTTAYLINRRWTFRAEPSRKRFLAVVVLYALTFALQVGLFSVLFDALSTRGLALTVVQVVGFVVAQGVATTVNFVVQRGVIFKIR from the coding sequence GTGAGCCCGCTGCCGCAGCCGGTCGAGCTGCCGGTCGACGAGCGCACCTCGGCCCTGCCCCTGCGGACCCAGCTGGTGCGGTTCGTGCTGACGGGCGGGCTGTCGGCCGTCGTGGACTTCGGGCTGCTGGTCCTGCTCATGCACCTGGGTCTCGGCCACACCGCCGCCAAGGCCCTCTCCTTCGTCGCCGGGACGACGACGGCGTACCTGATCAACCGCCGCTGGACCTTCCGGGCGGAGCCGTCGCGCAAGCGGTTCCTCGCGGTGGTCGTGCTCTACGCCCTCACCTTCGCCCTCCAGGTGGGCCTCTTTTCCGTGCTCTTCGACGCCCTCAGCACGCGAGGCCTCGCGCTGACCGTCGTCCAGGTCGTCGGATTCGTCGTCGCGCAGGGGGTGGCGACCACGGTGAACTTCGTCGTCCAGCGCGGGGTGATCTTCAAGATCAGGTGA
- a CDS encoding NADP-dependent oxidoreductase, with amino-acid sequence MTEFGGPEALHLVDVPEVHAGPGEVRLAVRTAAVNPTDTHGRNGDYARMAGGEPEMPWIVGMDVAGVVDEVGPDGDGRLAEGDRVMAIVVPSGSHGGYREQVVLPAASVVPVPAGVDFPAASSLPMNGLTARLALDRMELQRGDVLAVTGAAGSFGGYVVQLAKADGLTVVADASELDTGLVTSLGADVVLPRGEGFAAAVRERYPDGVDGLADGSVQGAQVLPAVRDGGVVTTVRGYQGEDADHELARGVRVLPVFVRDYGQNTEALDRLRAQAEDGTVTLRVADVLPAADAAEAHRRLEAGGVRGRLVLSFG; translated from the coding sequence GTGACCGAGTTCGGCGGGCCCGAGGCCCTGCACCTGGTCGACGTTCCGGAGGTGCACGCGGGTCCGGGCGAGGTCCGGCTCGCGGTGCGCACCGCGGCCGTGAACCCGACCGACACGCACGGCCGCAACGGCGACTACGCCCGAATGGCCGGCGGCGAGCCGGAGATGCCGTGGATCGTCGGCATGGACGTGGCCGGGGTCGTCGACGAGGTCGGGCCCGACGGCGACGGACGCCTCGCCGAGGGCGACCGCGTGATGGCGATCGTGGTCCCGTCCGGCAGCCACGGCGGCTACCGCGAGCAGGTCGTGCTGCCGGCCGCGTCCGTCGTCCCGGTCCCCGCCGGCGTGGACTTCCCGGCGGCCTCGTCGCTGCCGATGAACGGGCTCACCGCACGGCTGGCGCTCGACCGGATGGAGCTGCAGCGCGGCGACGTCCTCGCGGTCACGGGCGCGGCCGGCTCCTTCGGCGGCTACGTGGTCCAGCTGGCGAAGGCCGACGGGCTCACCGTCGTCGCCGACGCGAGCGAGCTCGACACCGGGCTCGTCACCTCGCTCGGCGCCGACGTCGTGCTGCCCCGCGGCGAGGGCTTCGCGGCCGCGGTGCGCGAGCGGTACCCGGACGGCGTCGACGGCCTGGCCGACGGCTCCGTCCAGGGCGCGCAGGTGCTCCCCGCCGTCCGTGACGGCGGGGTGGTGACGACCGTGCGCGGCTACCAGGGCGAGGACGCCGACCACGAGCTGGCCCGGGGCGTCCGGGTGCTGCCGGTCTTCGTGCGCGACTACGGGCAGAACACCGAGGCTCTCGACCGGCTCCGCGCGCAGGCCGAGGACGGAACCGTCACCCTGCGCGTCGCCGACGTGCTCCCCGCGGCCGACGCCGCCGAGGCCCACCGACGGCTCGAGGCCGGCGGCGTCCGCGGCCGGCTCGTCCTCTCCTTCGGCTGA
- a CDS encoding GNAT family N-acetyltransferase codes for MPAPVPLEVVALTPDDWARWRTLRLAALAEAPYAFGSTLAGTLADDGEAYWRARLTTVPHNLVVVLAGQDAGMVSLVAPDPADGSPELISMWVSPHARGTGAADAAVEAVLAVADGEHPGRPVTLSVFADNAAATRLYRRHGFVDAGPSPDDDRERRMVRLPTASAR; via the coding sequence GTGCCCGCCCCCGTGCCCCTCGAGGTCGTCGCGCTCACGCCCGACGACTGGGCGCGGTGGCGGACGCTGCGGCTCGCCGCGCTCGCGGAGGCGCCGTACGCCTTCGGCTCGACGCTCGCCGGCACCCTCGCCGACGACGGTGAGGCGTACTGGCGGGCGCGGCTGACCACGGTCCCGCACAACCTGGTGGTGGTCCTCGCCGGGCAGGACGCCGGCATGGTCAGCCTCGTCGCACCCGACCCGGCGGACGGGTCGCCCGAGCTGATCTCGATGTGGGTCTCGCCTCACGCGCGGGGGACGGGGGCGGCCGACGCCGCCGTCGAGGCGGTGCTGGCCGTGGCCGACGGCGAGCACCCGGGGCGTCCGGTCACGCTGTCGGTGTTCGCCGACAACGCCGCGGCGACCCGGTTGTACCGGCGCCACGGGTTCGTGGACGCGGGCCCGTCGCCCGACGACGACCGCGAGCGGCGGATGGTCCGGCTCCCCACCGCCTCGGCCCGATAA
- a CDS encoding 5-(carboxyamino)imidazole ribonucleotide synthase, translating to MRGVTTSAPVRPFVVGIVGGGQLARMMYEASIGLGIRVALLAEGPDVSAAQVVHDVTVGDYTDHDTLRAFAERVDVITFDHEHVPTGLLRDLEAAGVAVRPGPDALVHAQDKVVMRDRLSAAGIPCPAYRVVADADALRAFGEETGWPVIAKTSRGGYDGKGVWKIDTPDQAEEPFAALGGLSAGAEILAEEFVDFTRELSALVVRSPSGQAVAYPVSESVQRDGICVETTTPAPGLSEEQAVAAQALALQVAGELGTVGVLAVELMERRDGTVVVNELAMRPHNTGHWSIDGAHTSQFENHLRAVLDLPLGDPGTREDWTVMANVLGGGEPDLPSTLLHCFARDRRLQVQLYGKEVKPGRKVGHVTTYGDDLVEVRRRARHAAGYLMGDPNA from the coding sequence TTGCGCGGCGTGACGACCTCCGCGCCCGTACGCCCCTTCGTCGTCGGGATCGTGGGCGGCGGCCAGCTGGCCCGGATGATGTACGAGGCCTCGATCGGGCTGGGCATCAGGGTCGCGCTGCTGGCCGAGGGGCCCGACGTCTCCGCGGCGCAGGTCGTGCACGACGTCACCGTCGGCGACTACACCGACCACGACACCCTCCGCGCCTTCGCCGAGCGCGTCGACGTGATCACCTTCGACCACGAGCACGTCCCGACGGGCCTGCTCCGCGACCTCGAGGCCGCCGGTGTCGCCGTGCGCCCGGGGCCGGACGCCCTCGTCCACGCCCAGGACAAGGTCGTCATGCGCGACCGGCTGAGCGCGGCCGGCATCCCCTGCCCGGCGTACCGGGTCGTGGCCGACGCCGACGCCCTGCGCGCCTTCGGCGAGGAGACCGGCTGGCCGGTGATCGCCAAGACCTCGCGCGGCGGCTACGACGGCAAGGGCGTGTGGAAGATCGACACCCCCGACCAGGCCGAGGAGCCCTTCGCCGCGCTCGGCGGGCTGAGTGCCGGCGCGGAGATCCTCGCCGAGGAGTTCGTCGACTTCACCCGCGAGCTGAGCGCGCTCGTCGTGCGCTCGCCCTCGGGCCAGGCGGTCGCGTACCCGGTGTCGGAGTCGGTCCAGCGCGACGGGATCTGCGTCGAGACCACGACGCCGGCGCCCGGGCTGAGCGAGGAGCAGGCCGTGGCCGCCCAGGCGCTCGCCCTGCAGGTCGCCGGGGAGCTCGGCACGGTCGGTGTCCTGGCCGTCGAGCTGATGGAGCGCCGCGACGGGACGGTGGTCGTCAACGAGCTGGCGATGCGGCCGCACAACACCGGCCACTGGAGCATCGACGGGGCGCACACCTCGCAGTTCGAGAACCACCTGCGCGCCGTCCTCGACCTGCCGCTCGGCGACCCCGGCACCCGCGAGGACTGGACCGTGATGGCCAACGTCCTCGGCGGGGGCGAGCCGGACCTCCCCTCCACGCTGCTGCACTGCTTCGCGCGCGACCGCCGGCTGCAGGTCCAGCTTTACGGCAAGGAGGTGAAGCCCGGCCGCAAGGTCGGGCACGTGACCACATACGGCGACGACCTGGTCGAGGTCCGTCGGCGCGCCCGGCACGCCGCCGGCTACCTGATGGGGGACCCGAATGCCTGA
- the purE gene encoding 5-(carboxyamino)imidazole ribonucleotide mutase, whose translation MPETGLPKTVPPRVGIVMGSDSDWPTMQAAGHALEEFGIAYEADVVSAHRMPDAMLAWGHAAHGRGLEVVIAGAGGAAHLPGMLAAVTPLPVIGVPVPLKHLDGLDSLLSIVQMPAGVPVATVSVGGARNAGLLAVRILASGDADLTARVLAFQDELRAVAEAKGEAVRRAVRPG comes from the coding sequence ATGCCTGAGACCGGCCTGCCCAAGACCGTGCCGCCGCGGGTCGGCATCGTCATGGGGTCGGACTCCGACTGGCCGACCATGCAGGCGGCAGGCCACGCGCTCGAGGAGTTCGGGATCGCGTACGAGGCCGACGTCGTCTCCGCGCACCGGATGCCCGACGCGATGCTCGCCTGGGGCCACGCGGCCCACGGGCGCGGGCTCGAGGTCGTCATCGCCGGGGCCGGGGGAGCGGCGCACCTGCCCGGCATGCTCGCCGCGGTCACACCGCTGCCGGTCATCGGCGTGCCGGTGCCGCTCAAGCACCTCGACGGGCTCGACTCGCTGCTGTCGATCGTGCAGATGCCCGCGGGCGTCCCCGTCGCGACCGTCTCGGTCGGCGGGGCGCGCAACGCCGGTCTGCTGGCCGTCCGCATCCTCGCCTCCGGCGACGCCGACCTGACCGCCCGGGTGCTCGCCTTCCAGGACGAGCTGCGCGCGGTCGCCGAGGCCAAGGGCGAGGCGGTGCGCCGTGCCGTCCGCCCCGGCTGA